One part of the Hydra vulgaris chromosome 01, alternate assembly HydraT2T_AEP genome encodes these proteins:
- the LOC136074462 gene encoding uncharacterized protein LOC136074462: MTGKLWKDERVDYSTTHFKCETYFDVMDTIITQINERFHDLSNTVNTEEAVVEYETFKDVYASISPSLTTDLQMKDVLQFLIKKQMAPGLPNLSIVYKIYLTPPVTSANAERSFSKLKIIKSYLRSTMTNEHLSGLALISIERELAEGIDFNFSINRFALMKSRRKKFRLSEK; encoded by the exons ATGACAGGAAAGCTGTGGAAAGATGAAAGAGTAGATTATTCAACTACACACTTTAAATGTGAAACCTACTTCGATGTTATGGATACAATTATAACCCAAATAAATGAACGATTTCACGACTTAAGTAACACA GTAAACACTGAAGAAGCAGTCGTAGAGTATGAGACTTTCAAAGATGTGTATGCATCGATATCCCCATCGCTGACAACTGATCTACAAATGAAAGATGTCCTTCAATTCTTGATTAAAAAGCAGATGGCACCCGGTCTCCCTAACTTGTCTATAGTTTACAAAATCTACTTGACTCCTCCTGTTACATCTGCTAATGCTGAAAGAAgtttcagtaaactaaagattataaaaagttatcttAGATCAACAATGACAAACGAACATCTTTCTGGATTAGCATTAATTTCTATTGAACGAGAGCTTGCTGAAGGCATTGACTTTAACTTCTCGATAAATCGTTTTGCTTTAATGAAATCTCGCAGAAAAAAGTTTAGACTATCAGAAAAgtga
- the LOC136074463 gene encoding uncharacterized protein LOC136074463: MLAQQNLALRGHNESLQSDENSGNFLALMKFLAKFDPFMKEHLESRQSHIERRFLDFIQIHSKSAEAIITEVTKKLNLDRLNFQDCKGQSYDNQATMEVANSGVQKRILDLNSLAIFIPCNNHSLNLVGVHAAHVNSQAVTFFGTLEKLFVFFSSSTHRWEVLKEYVKITVKNHSDTRWNSKVAAVTSISTQLEEVLVALEMLRDSSRETLDSRGDAGFFFFAIQRVEFVALLYFWSEILPSIDRIQKCLQSREIIFNQALIQLGALTDNIEIWRIA; the protein is encoded by the exons ATGCTTGCCCAGCAAAATTTAGCACTAAGAGGTCATAATGAGTCTCTACAATCAGATGAAAACTCTGGAAATTTCCTTGCTCTTATGAAGTTTCTAGCCAAATTTGACCCATTCATGAAAGAACATTTAGAATCA AGGCAAAGTCACATTGAAAGAAGGTTTTTAGACTTCATTCAAATTCATAGTAAATCGGCTGAAGCGATTATAACGGAAGTAACAAAAAAGCTTAATTTAGATAGATTGAATTTTCAAGACTGCAAGGGCCAATCCTATGATAATCAAGCAACTATGGAAGTAGCTAATTCTGGAGTTCAAAAACGAATATTAGACTTGAATTCATTAGCAATATTTATCCCTTGCAATAACCACTCTTTAAATTTGGTTGGAGTCCATGCTGCACATGTAAATAGTCAAGCTGTTACTTTTTTTGGCACAttggaaaaattatttgtttttttctcatcATCTACTCATAGATGGGAGGTTTTGAAGGAATATGtgaaaataacagtaaaaaaccATTCAGATACAAGATGGAATTCAAAAGTAGCTGCAGTTACCTCCATATCAACTCAACTTGAGGAGGTATTGGTAGCTTTGGAAATGTTACGTGATTCTTCTAGAGAAACGCTTGACTCACGAGGTGAtgctggattttttttttttgccattcaAAGGGTTGAGTTTGTGGCTCTTTTGTACTTCTGGTCTGAAATACTTCCTTCAATTGACCGAATTCAAAAGTGCTTACAAAGTAGAGAAATTATTTTCAACCAAGCCTTAATTCAATTAGGAGCTTTGactgataatattgaaatttggAGAATTGCATAA